Sequence from the Thermocaproicibacter melissae genome:
ACTTCCGGAAAGGTCAGCTTGTGGCCGTTCAGGGGTCGATCCAGACAAGGTCTTACACCGACAAAGAAGGCAACAAACGCAAAGCTTTCGAAATCGTCGCGGACAATGTTCATTTCGCCGAGCCGAAGCGTGACGGAGTTTCCAGCACAAACCACTTCGCTGGTCCGGATAATCTGGCCAGTCAGACGGAGCGGCCGGCTCCCGCATATTCCAGCGGCAATGCGGATGATTTTGAAGAAATTCCGTCCGACGACGACCTGCCGTTCTAACAAAACGGCCTGATTTGTTTGATAGAAAGGAGAATTATCTCATGGCTGATAAAAATGATCGTCCCGGTGGACGCAAAGGCCGCAGAAAGGTCTGCAGCTTCTGCGTCGACAAAGTCGAGACCATTGACTACAAGGATGTTGCAAAACTGCGCCGTTACATTTCCGAGCGCGCTAAGATTCTTCCCCGCCGTGTTACCGGAACCTGCGCACATCATCAGCGTCAGTTGACTGTCGCGATTAAGCGTGCGCGTCATCTCGCACTTTTGCCCTTCAGCAGCGACTGATTTCATTCTGGACTTAAAAACGATGCAGCCGAAAGACTGCATCGTTTTTTGTTGCCAATCTTGCAAAAACAGCCGGAGTGTCGCCATAACGCTCCGGCTGTTCTTATTTACTGAACACAATACTGCTCGAGGTAAGCTTCCATTCTTGCTTTCTGCACATCATCCAAATAGACGCGGCCGTCAATCTCTTTGCCATATAGTGCATCAATAATCTCACGCACTGTAACAATCGGATAGGTTTTCAGGCCGAACTCTTCATAGATTTCCGCCGCCGGCGTCTTGTTTGTCTTTCCACGCTCCATGCGGTCAACCGCAACAACCAAACCGACCACCTGAACTTTCGCCGCAGCCTGCAGCAGCGGAATGGTCTCGCGGACTGAGGTGCCGGCCGTAATCACATCTTCAATGATGACAACGCGGTCCCCGTCTTTCGGCTTGCAACCGACCAGATTTCCGCCCTCGCCGTGATCTTTGCTCTCTTTGCGGTTAAAGCAGTAGTTTACGTCTTTCCCGTATTGTTTGTAGAGTGAAATCGAAGCGGCAACGGAAAGAGGAATTCCCTTGTAGGCCGGACCAAATAGGATATCGAAATCCTCCTTGATGTTTCGGTGGATGCACTCGGCATAATAATCCCCCAGTTTCGCAATCTGCGAGCCGGTGCGGTAGTTGCCTGTATTGATGAAATATGGGGTTTTGCGGCCGCTTTTCGTTATAAAATCGCCGAAAGTCAGTGCACCAGCTTTCACCATGAATTCAATGAATTGTTGTTTGTATGCTTCCATATCCGAAATCCTTTCTTTGTCCATACAGCTTACTCAGAAAAGGCTGTTCAGATTGAATTTCCATCCTCCAGGCTGATTTCGTCGAAACGTGCGGTCAGGTCACGAATTTCCAGCTTTTCTTTTTCTTCGCCTTCGCAGTCCAAAACAATGGTACCGCGGTGCATCATCAGCAGGCGGTCTCCATAGGCTAAGGCGTATTTCAGGTTATGCGTCACCATCAGTGCGGTAAGGTTTTTCTCCCGAATAAACCGGTCTGTCAGTTCCATGACATTTTCGCTTGATTTTGGGTCAAGCGCGGCTGTATGTTCGTCGAGAATCAGCAGTTCAATCGGCGTCAAGGTACAAATCAGCAAAGCCAGCGCCTGACGCTGACCGCCGGAAAGACTCGCTACCGGCACATTCAGTTTATCCTCCAAACCAAGGTGAAGCAGTTCCAGTTGAGAACGGTAAAAATCAATGCGCTTGCGTGAAACGCCGGGCGTGAGGCCGAAGCGCTTGCCCTTGTTGTCCGCAAGCGACAAATTTTCAAGAATCGTCAGTTCCGGGCAGGTTCCCGCCGCGGGGTTCTGAAATACACGGCCGATAAAGCGGGAATGTTGAAATTCGGGAAGGTGGCTAATTTCTCTGCCGTTCACTTTGATTTCACCGGCATCCGGAGTCACGCTGCCGCAGAGAAGGTTCAGAACTGTCGTCTTGCCCGAACCGTTGCTCCCGATGACGGAAACAAACGAGCCTTTGCGGATGGAAAGGTTGAAATCGTGGAACAGCGAAACTTCGCTGATGGTTCCCTGATTGAAAACCTTATCAATGTGTTTGAGTTCCACCAGAATTTCTTCAGATTTGTGTTGGGTTGACATCTGGTTTCTTCCTCCTTCCACCCGTAGGTGCAAGATTATTGAGTACAAGCGCAACGGTCAGAAGGACCGCCATAAGGAGATTCAAGTCATCGGCGGGCAGACCAAGCTGCATTGCCAGCACCAAGCAAAGCTTATAGACGACAGTTCCCAAAATCACGGCAAGCGTAATCGACATAAACTTCAAACGTCCGAAAATGCTGGTGCCGATGATGACGGCGGCAAGCGCCATGACGACCATGCCGGACCCGCTCCAGATGTTGGCCGAACCGGAACGCTGGCTGAGGATAGATCCTGCCAGTGCCGTACAGCCGTTGCCGATCATCAGGCCGAGGATTTTCATATTTCCCGGGTCTTTTCCGAGAGAAACGACATACTGCGGATTATCCCCCGCCGCACGGAGCAGCAACCCGGTCTTGGTCTTTAGGAAAAGGTCAACCAGAATCTTCACAGCCACACAGCAAAGCAGTGCAAGGCCGGCATACGCCCAGTTCTGCGCGGACTTCGGAACTTTTGCCATAAGCCCTGTTTTGAAAATTGTTCCCATGTTGTAATACGCGAGCATGGATTTTCCGCCCGTGACGATCAGGTTCACGCTTCCGAGCGCCGTCATGACTAAGATTCCGGAAAGGAGGTCCGTAATGTGCAGGCGAACATGGAGCAAGCCCGTGATTCCGCCCGCGACGGCACCGCACAAGAACGCAATCACACACGCGACCCACGGATTTACACCTGCAAGAATCAGCGCACCCGTGACACAGGCGCCGAGCGGAAACGTACCGTCCACCGAAAGGTCTGGAAAATTCAATACCGAATAGGTGACATAAACGCCGATGGCCATGATGGCGTAGATAAAGCCCTCCATCAGGACGTCGTTTGCTAAACCGAGGAAAATATCCATGTGGCAGTATCACAGCTTTCCTAATAGAATTAAGAGGGTATGAAGTGCAGCATGGCCGGAGCAGGAATCCCCTACCCCGGCTATTGCTGAGAATAAATGTCTATCAGTCTACGGCTTCGGCTCCGGAATATTCGGAGGGAAGCGTAATGCCGAACTTTTCCAATGCAGATTTATTATAAACCGGTTTTCCTTCCGTAACAACATAAACCGGTGTTTCGGACGCTGTGGCTTCTCCTTTGAGAATCTTGGCAGCGATTTTTCCGGTTTCCTTGCCGAGAGCAACATAGTCAATGCTTTCGGCCGCAAGGCATCCGTTTTTCACCTGCTGTACTTCGGAACCGAACACGGGGATATTGGCCGCGTCGGTCGCCTGCAGCAGCGTGGAAAGGTTGTTGACGACATTATTGTCAGTAAAGTTGTTGACACAATCGACTTTCTTCGCAACAAGCGAAGCAGCACCGGAAGCCACCTGAGAAGAATTTGTGATTCCGATGTCTACAACTTCAAAATTATATTTTGGAGCAATCTCTTTGAGTTTCGCAAGCTGAGAAACGGAGTTCGGCTCACTCGTTGTATAAAGAACGCCGATTTTCTTTGCATTCGGCAGGAACGCGCGGATCATTTTGACCTGAGCTTCCAGCGGAAGGACATCGCAAGAACCGGTGCAGTTGCTTTCCGGTTTCTCTAGGGAACTGACCAGCTGCGCACTTACGGGGTCAGAAACAGCAGTAAACACCACCGGAATGTTGGAATTCTGCGCCGCACTGTAGGCAGACATGGCAGCCGGCGTCGCTACTGCCGCAATCATGTCATATTTTTTGGACACCATGGTCTGTGCCATTAAGTCGGATTTTGAATTATCTCCCTGTGCATTTTGAAAGTCGATTGTAAGGTTCTTTCCTTCTTCATATCCGCCTTCTTTGAGGCCTTCCAGAAAACCCTTGTAGCAGTCGTCGAGCGACGGATGCGTTGCGTACTGAATCACACCGATTGCCGCTTGATTCCCGTCACCCGATTTTGCAGATGCGTTCTCTCCCGAAGAAGAGCAAGCGGTGAATGATGTTATGAGTGTGAGTGCCATGCCTGCGGCAAGCGCTTTCTTTATAAACTGATTCATACGTGAATTCCTCCTGAAATTCTCAAAGAATAGGGTCGTGGTAGATTGATTCTTACGATTTTGCCAGTGCCAGCCATCTTTCATTGGCACCACCCCCTCTTGCTAGTAAAACAAAAACTCCTGTCCCTGTAATTTTTACAGGGACAGGAGTGAATCCTGCGGTACCACCCTATTTGGCCGAAGCCCTCTCGTTCCGTACACAAACATGTACGCTTCCTTGGTAACGGGTGAAGTTCCCGTCACGGATTACTTGGTTTTGCCGTTCTTCCGTGCCCTCGTAAGCCCATTCGCCCGAAATGTTCCGCCGCAATCCCACCGCCTGCGGCTCTCTTTGTGCACATTTTCCTCGGGTTACTACTCTTACTCAACGGTTTTCCTATTTGTCGTTATTATATGCTCGGTGCGGCGTTTTGTCAAGAATTTAATTGCAGATTTTCAACCGATTACCAGATTTCCGCATAGAAAATGATTTCACTTTTCACCTTGTCGATCGCCGCGAGGCTTATCTTCCTGTGGTTCCAGTCGCTATCCTTAAAGCAAATGCACCTAGGTTGAATTCCTTGGTGCTGTATGTTATGCTTATTTTATGCTGTTTTGGGAGTTGAAAAGAAATGAAAAGCCGCCTCGTTTTTTTGACGAAGACATTCCCGTTTGCATCGGGCGAAGAATTCATTGAAAATGAGCTCCCCGCCTTAGCGCAACGATTTGATAAAGTGATTTTGATTGCAACCTCCGTACCAGACGCCGCAAAACAAACACGCAGCGTTCCCGAAAACGTTGAGATACACAAAATTTACGCTTCCGACGTCAACAAAGCCCTGCTTCGTTCTGCCGCGGGCTATTTCTTTCACATACCGAAGGAATATGAAAGCGACGCGGATAAGCTGGCGATTGGACACTCGCCGGAAAAGCGCCTGTTTCGTGCATACTTTCTCGCAAAAGGCCTTACAGTTGCGAAAAAGGCCTCAGCGATTCTTGAAAAGACAGACATTTCGCAGGCTGACGGCATAACATTTTACAGCTACTGGTTTTACGATACTGCACTCGCGGCAATTAAGCTGAAGCAAAACTGCAAAGCACGCAAATGCCATGCTTACAGCCGAGCGCACCGCTACGATTTATATCCTGAGTTCAGCCCTGTAAAATACTTGCCGCTTCGTCCTTATCTTCTGGATAACCTTAACGGTGTGTTCCCATGTTCTGAGGACGGAACTTGCTATTTGAAGCGCTCCTTCCCTGAGCTAGCGGCTAAAATTTCAACCCGTTACCTCGGAACAGCAGACCACGGTATGGGACCAGATGAAGAAGACGGCGTTTTCCGTATTGCAAGCTGCTGTCACATCTCACCAGTTAAACGCGTGGAACTTCTGGCACAGGCACTTGCGGAACTAAATCACAGCGAACTCCATCTGGAATGGATTCACTTTGGAGGCGGCAGTGAATTGGAATCTCTGAAACAATATGCCGCTGAAAACCTCAGTTTCATGAAAGTAACTTTTGCCGGAGAAACCGCTAACTCGGATTTAATGAAATTTTACCAGCAAAACCGGGTGGACTTATTTGTCAACACGAGCACCTCAGAAGGTTTGCCGGTTAGCATTATGGAAGCCTGTTCGTTTGGAATTCCTATCGCCGCAACCGACGTAGGCGGCACACGGGAGATTGTACACGACGGTGAAAATGGCTATCTGCTTGACAGCAACCTAAGCCCGAAGATTTTGGCGGAAACGATAGCTTCCTTCTGCCGCAAGACGAAGGAAGAGCGAGCTGCCATGCGCAGAGCTTCCCGGGAAATCTGGGAAAAGAACTTCAACGCTTCCGAAAACTATGAAAACTTTGCACGGAATATTTATCCGAAATAAAGAAATGCTGCCCGAAAAAGGGCAGCATTTCTTTTTTAGAACACATTCTCAAGACTAGGTGCCACAGATTCCTCCAAGCTGGAGATGAGCGTCAGGCCGCGGTCACATTCCGAAAGGAAGGTATCCTTTGCGCCGTTGAGACAAAGCTCCGGCAAAAGGGCTAAGGTTTGGTCAATTTCTTCCAGGTCACTGTGTATCATATAGACGCAAAGCACGCTGTGTGCCTTTTTCCAATTGTTTTTTGCGGTGATGCTGAGCTGATACGCCGCATTTACGTCACCGCGTTTCTCCGCAGCCTTTGCTTCTTCAACCGTCTGTGTCATTTGCGTTGTAATCTGCCTTGTATAAGAAATCCCCATGACGCAGGTTGCTATGACAAGTGTAAGGAGTGCCAGAGCAATCCACAGTCGTTTCATTTCGTTTGGTCTCTCCTCACAATCAAGTAATCGCCTTTCGCATTTGCTGTCATCAGAAACACATCGGAAAGTATAATTCCCTCATTCTCCAAAATGTTTTCCACCCAATTTCGGGTCTGTCGGCACAAAGCCAAAGAGTAATCGGAAATCACGCCGTCGCTTATCACGACGGTTTCCAGCCCCTTATCCGGCTCTACGACGTTCAGAGCGCCTGCTGTTGGCTGTTCCTTTTCCGGCGTCTTGATGACGCTCATTTTTCCGTTTGTCTCCACAATGGCATAGGCGACGTCTTTGATGCTGAAAACGTCCTTCTCGCGCAGCTGCTCAAAAAGATCCTCCGTCGTCATGCGCAGCCGGCGCATCTCATCCTGCTGGATCTTCCCGTCGTATATCACAATAATCGGACGTCCACAAATCAATTTGCGAAACATCGGGAGCTTGACCATGAGGGCTGACACAACAATTTCGCTTATCACGAGAGCAACAATCGGAATCAGGCCGTTGATCAACGGCTGGCCCGTCTCCTGCATCGGAACGGACGCCAGGTTTGAAATGAGCAGCGTGACAACAAGTTCACTCGTCTGCATTTCACTGATCTGCCTTTTCCCCATCAACCGTACGGCCGCCATGACAATCGCATAAAGGATAACCGTACGAATCAATGATATCGTCATTTGCATCACCTGCCCTTTAGTATGGGAGAAAAAGGCAGGATTATGCCGCCGGCAGATTTTTGCAACAAGACACAAAAATGCGTTCCGTGCAGATCGCACGGAACGCATTCAAATTATAGTATGAATTTGTTACACGCTTGCAACAACGAAGCCCGCAACGTTTCCGCCGGCTTCTGTTGTTCTGCGCAGCGCATCCCGAAGCGCCACATAGGAGGTAGAACCGAATTTTACGTTCAGAATGACCGCTTCGGAAGCGGCAGCCAGATTTTCCGCATCCGGGTACCTCGTGGACGACGGAGCATAGACAATAAGATAATCACAGAGTTTCTTCGCCTCGGCGGTAAAGTTCGCGAATCCCTTTGCAAAAAGGTCTGCCGGACTTTCTTCCGCTTTTGCACCGCACACGACGGAAAGGCCCGGAACCCCTTTTACCTCTGCAACAGCATCCGTTAGCCCGCAGGTTCCGGACAGCACATCGTTGAAAGTCTTTTTCGGCTGGAGTTGGAACATACCTGCCAACTTCGGTTCACGCAGGTCTCCGTCAGCAAGAAGCACCCGCTTTCCGGTGCGTGCCAGCGAAACAGCGAGGCCGGCGGCTGTTTCTGCGCCCTCGTCGCCGTCTGAAACACTTTCCACAACGATGCACGCTGCGTTATCCAGTTTATGAAGCGCTGCGGCACGAATTCTACGGAATGCATCTTCTTTCGCTTCTCGACCGCCGCTGTGCGGAATTTCCCCAAGAAGGTCAATCTTCAAAGCTTCCTCCGCAAAGCGGGTGTTTCGCACCGAGCGGTCGCCTAGGATACAAATTAGCCCATAAATTACGTAAATCAAGAAGCCGAGGATTGCGCCTAGAATTCCGGCTTTTAGCACAGCGGACTTAGAGGAGCTTGCTTTTGCCGGCTGTGCTTTATCGGTCAAAGTCGCCGTCAGCTTTGGAGAAGGGAACTGCTGAGCAATACCGTCCGCCAAAATCTGAGCGGCTGTGTCGGAAATCTCTGCTGCACGGCCTGCGCTTTGTGTTTGAACCGTAATCTTGACCACGGGCGCTGAAAGGACTTGTTCCCCGGCAATGCTAATGATTTCCGAAGAATCAATGCCTAACTTCTCAGCGGTTTTTTCGATAAGAGAATGAGTATTTGCTTGGGCAACTGCCGTTTGGACCCTAGAAGCTAAAATGTTCGTATACTGGAGGCGGTAATCCGTTCCGGCATCCTCCGGAATATCACAGCTCAGCGTAATGGTGGAATTGGCAGAATAAGTACGATGGAACAGTTTCAACGACAGTAAAGAACAGGCAACGCCAAAAACGATGACTACAACAAGGAATCGAATCCAAGTTCTTTTGAAAAAGTGCATGATTTCCGAAAAGCTGACAAAGAGTTCCATTGGTGGTACCTCCTAATTCTTTTCTTCCGTATGAGCGCCCGCAAATTCAAGCACACGCTTCATGATGGACTTCCAGTCATAATGATCCTTCGCAAACTGATGTTCTGCGAACGGAAGGTTGGGGTCAGAACGGCATTCCTGTACGAAGCGAACTACGGCTTCCATATCCACCGGTGTGCTGTCGTTTGGGACTTGAAGTGCAAATTTAACCTTTTGGTCTTCCAGCGAATCTTCGCAGGTATAGATATACGGCAAACCTTTTGCGCAGTATTCTCTGGCTTTCAGGGAAGAACAAGATTGCAGCCCGCGGCGGTAACAGCCAAGTTTTGAAACGCCGACATCGGCGCGGGCATATATCTCATCGAGTTCTTTGCCTGTCTTAAAGCCGGGACATTCCACATCGTCCTCAAGGCCGTATTTCTGAATCAAAGCACGGAAATCCGGCATTTCTTTCGCATCGCCGCCGACTAAGATGAAACGAATCCGCGGCAGGCGATTGGGGTTTGCCTTCTTGTAAAGGTACATTCCCTCAAGGATGCGGTCATACGCCTGCCACCACAGAGTTCCCGCGACACCAACCAGGACGATTTCATTGGGGTTCGTCTTCTGCGGAACCGGCTGCATTGCATCTACGTCGATGCCGTTGCTGATGTTCATGGCTTTCACGCCGAAAAAGCTGTCTGCGTGGTTCCCGATAAGTATCACAGCGTCCACCAACCCACGGAGGAAAAGGCCGGAAAGCCTATCCTCCGCCGCGAAGCCGAGCACACGGCACCGCTGCAACGCACGTTTCGTGAATTGAGGGACGTCGTTGACGCTATTGATGTAATCGGCAAGATACGGGTAATTCGGCAATTCAAGAATCACACGCTGCGCGCCATTCTTTCGGGCTATGCGGCAGATACGTATGATGTCAAAGCTGATGCGGTCAAGCCGGATATAAAGGACATCAAACCGATGAGAGGAAAGGTACTCCTCCGCCACCTTCGCAAATTGTTTCATCAATCCTCTTCCGCCGGCAATTGTCTTGATTTCCGTCTGATCTCCCGTAGTAAAACGGTACTCATTTCCGCGAAACAGCGAGTAGGTCACATCATAGCCAAGCTGTTCAAACGCGTGGACCTGCCACCGTATTTTGCGGACTACGCCGACATATAGCAGTGCATCTTCTTGAAAAGTCAAATACATAAGTTTCATTTGCTAATCTCTCCGTAAAATCTATGAAAATTATCGGCAGCATTGAATTTTTCCTTCCAGACACGTCGGGCATTCCGGCAAAGCGTGTGATACTCGTCATCGTTCATGGTGCGAATCTTGCCGATGGCATTGAGAAATTCCTGCGATGTAAAATTCTTCGGAATCAGGAAGCCGTTTGTACCATTCTCAATAATTTCGTGTGTTCCCCCCACGTCGGTCGCAACTACTGGAATTCCGAACGAAGCGGCCTCCATAATCGAAACCGGAATTCCTTCACTTGAGCTTACATTGACAAATGCAGAAATATCATTGCTGTGGTAATAGGCTAAAATTTCTTCGTTGCCGCGTGTGCCTAAAAACTCTGCTTTCACATTCTTGGGAAGCTGCGACGCAGCTTGGCGGATTTCTTTCTCAAGCGGTCCGGAACCGATATGCGTCCAGATGATGGGGTAATCTACCTGCTTTAGTGCTTCGATAATCCGGTGTACCCGTTTGACGGGCACGAGGTAAGAGCAGGAAACAATGTGAAACGATTCCCGTTTCTGCGGCCCTTCCCCATAGTCTTCCGTGCCGAGATAGGCACAAGTGATTTTCGCCGCATCCTTTCCAGCTTCTTTTTTCAGCACCGATTCCCCGTCCACGGAACATGGATAAATGTGGTCTAGGTTTTTGAACAGATACTTTCGCATGGGAAGATAGGAGTCCTTTGCTCGCTCCTTGTAGATATCAAACCCATGTGCTCGTGAAATAACGCGGACAGATACTCCATTTTTGCGAAGAATGGAAGCAAAGAGTACTCCTGCCGCAGCCGCATCGTACAACCAATAGCTGTAAATGACTACGCTGTCACCTGGATGAAAGGATACAGCCTGTTTCAACGCATTGGAAATCTCCTGCGCATTCTTCATAAAAAACAGGAGTTCGTGCACGCGATCCAGTGTCAGCTTTTTTTCACGAAGAAGTCGGAAGCACTCTGCCAGAATACATGGGCGAAACACAAGGCGCAGATACTGTTTTTTCCCTAATGTAACCCGATGAAGCGGAATACATTCGATTCCTTCTGGCAGCTTTCTTGTCTTTTCGGATGACTCGCTGAGGCTGCACGGGCAGACATAAATCTTATCGAATCCATCTGCATAATTTAGTTCGGGAGAAAGGAAACTCTCCCCGGTTCCGTAGGGAAACGAATTCGTTAAGAGCAGCAATACTTTCATGTCAGTTCCTCCGAGGAAGGTGACGAAGCAGCACGGACTTTCCGCAGATGCGGCGCCAAGCCAGCAAGAAACAGAGCCGCAAAATAGACCGCAATGTAATACGCGAGATAAGTAATGCTGAAAACATCGATGACCCAAGAGAATGTGAGATTGCGCGGAATGTAAACAAAATCCTTGAGCGCAATCAGCCCCATCGCAATGACGACCCAGTTGCGGGTGAGCAAGGAAGAAAAGAAACGGAAAATGACGCCAACCATCGCGCTCACAATCACAACGCCTGCCATGCCGTAAGCGACATAGGCTTCCGCAACAAACGATGTACCGAAACCACCGCCGGAAAGATAATAAGCCGGATTGACCATGAACGTAATGACATGTGCAAAATTGTGGGTAGAAGAAACAAAACGGATATTCTGCCCTTCCGTAATGGGAGCAAACCCAAAGATAGAACTGAGCAGGACATTGTTATGAACATATTTTTCAAACGGATAGAACAGATACTGGTAAGCTGTCTGATGGTCAAAACGGTTCCAACAGTTGACCGTTTGAATCACAACGCGGAAACTGGCTCCCTGCGAATAAATGAAATCTCCAATCGTAGCGAAGAAGCCCTTCGCCGTAAACGAGGAACCGTTTCTTATCAAGGCAACCAGTTGCATCATATAGGCGCTGACTGCACAGAACAGCACCACAAGCAAAATCTTTTTCTTTGATAATGCAAGCTTGCCTTTTCTGCTCAATACGACCCGAAGAAACGCATATATGAGCAGCATAAGCAATTCGCAGACAAAAATGTTTCGCCGTCCCGTAAACAGAGAAGTAAGCATATAGGCGCTATAAATGACCAACGGGAACCACATCTGCTTCCGATTTGGGAGTGTTGCAAGAAACACGGCAAACGACGGAGCAAAAAAGGCAGACATTCGGCTGATAACGGAAGGAACCGAAGAGTTATTCATGACGTAAGAACCGCGGTAACCGTGCTGAAAGACAAGGAGTATTATCTGAAACAGCATGTAGAACGATGCTACCGAACTGAACAGCAACACGACGACGCTGATTTGCCGAATGATTGGTATAATGGGGCTTTGGGTGACTGCTTGTACACCTTTTTCACAGATAGCCCTTTCCCGTTTCCAGAAAAGCGGCGCTGCAAGTTTGTAGGCAGCATAAACCGTGAGCTGTGCGACGGTAACAATCATCAGCGCAAGAAAAAGATTATAGAAATTTTCCGCTTCGAGGTATGAGAGAATCATGGAGTAGCACCTTAAAAAAACGCTGTACACGCGTCCGAGGAGCAGCAGATCATAAGAGAACATAAACAAAATTAGCGGAAAATCGCGCCTGGCATTTCGGAATAAATTCTGAAAAATTGCAATATTCAAAACCGCATTGGCAACAAACACCGTGCAGGCCGCTGTTTCCTCACTGCCGACAACCGCCATCAGGCAGGCTGTAAGCATCAGGCACAGAGCAGTGCCGAAAAAAATCGTATCCCAAATTAAATGTTTCGCGTTTAGCCGATCTGCTGACATGAATTCACCCTCCGGACTTTTCGTGAAAAAATTATTACTAGCAATTATATCACGATTGTCACCGACTGCCAAATCATCTTGTCACACGGAGTTTTTCCGCCGCTTCGCGGTCGGGAACCGCAAAAATCGTTTTGTTCGCAACATAGATAACCATTCCGGGCTTGGAACCCTGTGGTTTGCTGACATGGCGAACTTCCGTGTAATCCACCGCAACATTGGAAGAATCTCTGCCGCGGCTGAAGCAGGCCGCAAGCATCGCGGCTTCTTCTATGGCCCGCTGCGTGGGCTTTTTCCCTTCTAAGAAGAGCACAACGTGGGAACCCGGGATGTTCTTCGTGTGGAACCAAAGGTCGTTCTTCTTGGCCATTTTCAGCGTCAGGACATCGTTTTCACGATTGTTTCTGCCAACAAGAATCCGGAATCCGTCCGTTGAGCGGAATTCCATGGCGCCGCGCGTCTGGCTCTGCTTCTTTGCCCCTCTCTGAACCCGGATGTATCCCTGCTCTTCAAGCTCCGCACGTATTTCGGCAAGGTCTCGCTCGCCGGTCGCACGGCTGAGTTCCTCAAAAACCGTGTCAAGATACGCAAGTTCCTGCTTTGCTTCGCGGATTTGTACCGCCAGCACCTCTTCTGCAGTTTTTGCTTTGCGGTATTCCTTATAATACCGCTGCGCATTCTGGGAAGGTGTCAGGGCGGGATTCAGTTTAATTCTTACAGTAGGCTGTCCTTCCTCATAAAAATTAGGCAGGTCAACATACGGAACATTCTCTTTGAGCCGATACAGGTTCGCGTTCAGAAGGTCGCCGCACATGCGGAGTTCTTCTTTTTTCGCACAGCGTTCTAGGTCTGCCTGCTGTGCATTGATTTTCCGGCTCAGGCGCTCCGACGCGGTAGTCAGGACCTTTAAAATTCCCTGGGAGCGTACATGCATCCGCTCGATGCGGTCGCGTTCCCCGTAGAAATCATCCAGCAGTTCCGAAAAGCTGCCTTTCTGGCTCACAATTGCCGCTGTGCCATACTGCTGCGGTGCAAAGAACGTGAAATCGACCGGCTTCTTTTGCGGGTTCACTGCCATAAACGGAGTTCCGTCCGCGTTTTTTACGATTTCTGCCAATCTGCCGAGGAAAAAGACAAGCCGCTCT
This genomic interval carries:
- a CDS encoding DUF421 domain-containing protein, whose amino-acid sequence is MTISLIRTVILYAIVMAAVRLMGKRQISEMQTSELVVTLLISNLASVPMQETGQPLINGLIPIVALVISEIVVSALMVKLPMFRKLICGRPIIVIYDGKIQQDEMRRLRMTTEDLFEQLREKDVFSIKDVAYAIVETNGKMSVIKTPEKEQPTAGALNVVEPDKGLETVVISDGVISDYSLALCRQTRNWVENILENEGIILSDVFLMTANAKGDYLIVRRDQTK
- a CDS encoding polysaccharide biosynthesis tyrosine autokinase translates to MELFVSFSEIMHFFKRTWIRFLVVVIVFGVACSLLSLKLFHRTYSANSTITLSCDIPEDAGTDYRLQYTNILASRVQTAVAQANTHSLIEKTAEKLGIDSSEIISIAGEQVLSAPVVKITVQTQSAGRAAEISDTAAQILADGIAQQFPSPKLTATLTDKAQPAKASSSKSAVLKAGILGAILGFLIYVIYGLICILGDRSVRNTRFAEEALKIDLLGEIPHSGGREAKEDAFRRIRAAALHKLDNAACIVVESVSDGDEGAETAAGLAVSLARTGKRVLLADGDLREPKLAGMFQLQPKKTFNDVLSGTCGLTDAVAEVKGVPGLSVVCGAKAEESPADLFAKGFANFTAEAKKLCDYLIVYAPSSTRYPDAENLAAASEAVILNVKFGSTSYVALRDALRRTTEAGGNVAGFVVASV
- a CDS encoding glycosyltransferase, translating into MKLMYLTFQEDALLYVGVVRKIRWQVHAFEQLGYDVTYSLFRGNEYRFTTGDQTEIKTIAGGRGLMKQFAKVAEEYLSSHRFDVLYIRLDRISFDIIRICRIARKNGAQRVILELPNYPYLADYINSVNDVPQFTKRALQRCRVLGFAAEDRLSGLFLRGLVDAVILIGNHADSFFGVKAMNISNGIDVDAMQPVPQKTNPNEIVLVGVAGTLWWQAYDRILEGMYLYKKANPNRLPRIRFILVGGDAKEMPDFRALIQKYGLEDDVECPGFKTGKELDEIYARADVGVSKLGCYRRGLQSCSSLKAREYCAKGLPYIYTCEDSLEDQKVKFALQVPNDSTPVDMEAVVRFVQECRSDPNLPFAEHQFAKDHYDWKSIMKRVLEFAGAHTEEKN
- a CDS encoding glycosyltransferase encodes the protein MKVLLLLTNSFPYGTGESFLSPELNYADGFDKIYVCPCSLSESSEKTRKLPEGIECIPLHRVTLGKKQYLRLVFRPCILAECFRLLREKKLTLDRVHELLFFMKNAQEISNALKQAVSFHPGDSVVIYSYWLYDAAAAGVLFASILRKNGVSVRVISRAHGFDIYKERAKDSYLPMRKYLFKNLDHIYPCSVDGESVLKKEAGKDAAKITCAYLGTEDYGEGPQKRESFHIVSCSYLVPVKRVHRIIEALKQVDYPIIWTHIGSGPLEKEIRQAASQLPKNVKAEFLGTRGNEEILAYYHSNDISAFVNVSSSEGIPVSIMEAASFGIPVVATDVGGTHEIIENGTNGFLIPKNFTSQEFLNAIGKIRTMNDDEYHTLCRNARRVWKEKFNAADNFHRFYGEISK
- a CDS encoding O-antigen polysaccharide polymerase Wzy family protein, giving the protein MSADRLNAKHLIWDTIFFGTALCLMLTACLMAVVGSEETAACTVFVANAVLNIAIFQNLFRNARRDFPLILFMFSYDLLLLGRVYSVFLRCYSMILSYLEAENFYNLFLALMIVTVAQLTVYAAYKLAAPLFWKRERAICEKGVQAVTQSPIIPIIRQISVVVLLFSSVASFYMLFQIILLVFQHGYRGSYVMNNSSVPSVISRMSAFFAPSFAVFLATLPNRKQMWFPLVIYSAYMLTSLFTGRRNIFVCELLMLLIYAFLRVVLSRKGKLALSKKKILLVVLFCAVSAYMMQLVALIRNGSSFTAKGFFATIGDFIYSQGASFRVVIQTVNCWNRFDHQTAYQYLFYPFEKYVHNNVLLSSIFGFAPITEGQNIRFVSSTHNFAHVITFMVNPAYYLSGGGFGTSFVAEAYVAYGMAGVVIVSAMVGVIFRFFSSLLTRNWVVIAMGLIALKDFVYIPRNLTFSWVIDVFSITYLAYYIAVYFAALFLAGLAPHLRKVRAASSPSSEELT